In Cicer arietinum cultivar CDC Frontier isolate Library 1 chromosome 7, Cicar.CDCFrontier_v2.0, whole genome shotgun sequence, the genomic window caaaaacaaacttACTAATATCAAAACAAACATAGATAAACAACTAAAGAAATAGTAACAGCCAACAAAATAaaccattaaaataaaaaaaacaaatcaaacaaatcatgttctgataccatgttaataatacgaatcaataaaaaaaaatgaaaaaaataataaaagaggTTCGGATTCTATTTCAATTAACAATATCGAGAATACAAATAttactctaaaaatatttaacaagaCATAAATAAATGAAACTACTCTTAATCAATTATAACACATAGTCCGATACATATTATTTAGAATTGTAATAAGGCCCCACCAATCTCTAGCTTTCCTATATGCTTTTATCGTCTATAAAGAGTGCCATGATGAAGCAACATTGCATCATTTAACAATAACCACAACAACTACAAAACACTATGGATACAAAAAATTGTATAGAGAGGAAGCATTATGTTCTTGTTCATGGTGCTTGCCATGGTGCTTGGTGTTGGTACAAGGTGAAGCCACTCCTAGAATCAATTGGTCACCTTGTCACAGTACTTGATCTTGCAGCCAGTGGCACCAACATGAAGAAAATTCAAGATGTTAACACAATTTTTGAGTACTCTGAACCATTGTTGCAACTAATGGCCACAATTCCCCCAAATGAAAAGGTAATTCTTGTGGGACACAGCCTTGGAGGACTTAGCATAGCTCTTGCAATGGAACAATTTCCTGAAAAGGTAGCTGTTGGTGTTTTCTTAACAGCTCTAGCTCCGGACATTGAACACAAACCATCTTATGTCTTGGAAAAGGTTTGTTTCTTAAATTTGTCAAAAATTTTTTCTTCTAGAGTTttatcaatttgattttttcaCAAATACAGTTTCTAAATGTTATTTTCCACTAATTGactgtataaatttttttacatagtatatataacataaattctaaaaaaaaatagtataattttcCAAAAAAAGAAGTATAGATCAAAAATATGAAACATGACccgaaaatttataactttgttagCAACTTGAATTACTATAGCTACCCAACAATATTATATTGTCCGTAATGATTCAAGTTGCAAAGTATagctcatttttatttaattacaaatgTCCAACAATAATACATCTttctaaaaatatctatttaCAATCGTCTccaaatttaattggtttacTTTGTGAGTGTAAAGTTGTTTTTCTTTAAAGCAAAAACTAGACtgaaatagaagaaaataacaaatatttgagATACAGACTTCAATAGTTTAATTagaaaaggtaaaaaaaaaaccaaataaagGCAAAAGcaataattaaattacattaaataatGCTATGAGTATCATTCACAAAACGAATAATATATAAATCTATgcgattaaatttttttttttgttttttcaaaactttagttAAACTTTGATCATGTTTTAGTTTAAAAAGCTTTATTAACTTTTAGTCTTAAAAATtacccttttttattttttgtccttattgttggattttttgaatgatttttctattttgtattatttgaatattttaataattttttatatttatatttaaaatattataaatattattttatgaaaaattatatttaatttatcttttattaaaaaactatttttttatgaaaaaaatctttataatattttaaatatataaaaaaaatcattttaaaaaatacatgttaATTTGACTTAAaagtacaaataaaaaataaaatattaaatgaatttatatattaaaattcatttaatcctaaaatttattattgttctATTTTGTTctacttgatttatttcaaaaatgaataatgttattataatacACAACTTGACACAATAAAATACATATACaacacttttatattttataaaaaataaacatgaaccttactatatttttttatataatattgtatttgtATAGAAATAACACTGCTCTTCAAAAGTAATTGTTCctccttatttttatttttatttttatttttatttttatttttatttttatttttacatttacaCCTGAAAATGATGTGATTGAAGACAAAAGTAATGGACAAACATGATAAGATTTGATAATATCTCTTTGTTTAACTAATGTTACTTTTGCTTTATGTCcatttcataattattattaaatgaatatatacaaaagaaaaatatatattttattaaaataactttattaataattaatataacttttgctattataaatatgaaataatttaagaattatataaataatattaattgaagaatataataaaaaaaattatttcaaaaataatattttttattaaagtggCACTAAAAACTATAAGTATATATTAACCGTTCATAAATAAGTCACGTATGACGTGTTTATTCTTATCATTTGGGAGCAGTCGATCTAAAGGTGTGGCCCACTTTTTTATATGTCGATGGGTACTTTAGGTTGACTTATTTTAGCATCaactttctttaattttataaaagaatttaatttagatAAACTCTATTTTTACACCGCCACAACTCTTAaatcatatataatatttaatttttcacataattatttataaaattattcacataattaattataatttttattaattgtataaatttttttacactattgtatttaaattaaactctttataaaaactaaaagcaAATATAAAACTTAGGTAAACCAATAGTTGCTCTCTTATAACCAATGATGTGTTTGGTTAGAAGGATTTGAAATAGAAGAGAGGGGAAATTGTtaaattgttgtgttttgtttaGATTTTTAAGAGTAGaggaaacaaaaataattgtaaagtcatttaaaattttctccTCTCAATAAATCAAAtagaaaatcattaaaaaaatttcatctcCTCTCCCCTTCCTCATTTGAAATAAGTATATATCTATTTTCCTTTGTTCCCCTTCCTCCCTCTCCTTCATTGAATCAAAaagactttaatttttttttacaatagttaatattaataattaatgttgttaatattattagaatTTTATTGATAGTGAAATTGAATCCACAATTCATTATCACTCCTCCCTTAACTCATTTACCTTAACCATCAAATTAACTTTATATCTCCATACACAAACTAATTTTTAACAATGTATTGTTGATTTTATAACTTCAAAAGAGAAAAAGTGCTGACAAACTATTCTCTAACACAATATACTTTGTTTCTATTTGCCAAAATTTAAACAAGTTGAACTAATTCATGTAAGGAAAATAGTGTGTTCGTAGCATAATTATAGATAAAATAGTAGTCCAatcattattttatcaaaattcaatttgttaTAAAACCATTATTTATTTCAGtttatttgttttgtagttTATGCTATGGATTTTATTAAAGTCAAACGTTAGTTGTTAATATGTTATATTACTAGCAAGAGTATGAATTCTAAAAGACtgttgaatttataaaaatatatttttctatcatTTCTTAAAACTAGTGTTAATATTACTTGTTGATAAGAATATGTACACTTTTCAaacaaacaatgaaaatataaaaataaaaaaaaataaaaaaatcttattatttttgaaaatacatcATTATTAATTAGTATTTCATCTtatctttataataataatttactttaatactcttttattaatataaaatgaatatacattttaaaaaataaaaaattttatattttcacaaactaaactagtcataaaaaaatttctcaaatttttcaaaGTGTCTTAACCGCATGAACTAAATCTTAAAGATTTTTCATATCAGGTATTTAAAACTATATCTTAATAATATGAGGAAAATACCAAAAGATAGAGAAAAATCTTCACCGTTATCTTAAACTACAAGAGATAAGAAAATGAGAGAGTAATAATCTTCAtggttatttattattatttttaaactttacaGTTTATCGAGAGTACCCCTGCAGCTGAATGGTTGGACACTGAATTCTCTCCGAGTGGAAACAAAACATCATTGTTATTTGGTCCCAAATTCGGGTCCAACAAGCTCTATCAACGCTCCTCCACTGAGGTAACTACACGTTTCAAATTAAAACTAACTCTTTGTCTCATATATAATTATGCCGAAACATGACATGTTTGGCCTTTACTTATTgaagtttattataaaaaataataatgatactaATTCAAAAATGATTGAATTTCTTAGGATCTTGAATTGGCCAAGACTTTAATGAGGCCAGGGTCCCTCTTTATAGAAGACTTGTCTCAGCAAAAGAACTTCTCTAAAGAGGGGTATGGGTCAGTTTCACGTATTTATATTGTTTGCCATGAAGACCTTGCGATTCCGTTGAAATTTCAACAATGGATGATAAAAAATGCTGGGATTAATGATGTTATTGAGATCAAAGAGGCAGATCATATGCCTATGATTTGCAAGCCACAAGAGCTATGTGATTTTCTAAATCAAATAGCTATTAAATACGTGTGAATTCATGAAGTATAAACTTTAGCTTTATTTGTTTGGTTTGATTGCCTTGTGTTCGCATTGCAGTATATCATCATGTATGAAATTGTGAGACACTACATTGGAGAAATGGCATGCAACTTCTGTGTTTTTCCATGCATGTATACATccttaaacttttaaaaaacaatGTTATTTAATAATATGTAGATCTTTATTGAAAATGTACAACAATTGTGAAGTGATGAGCTAATGGTAGTCCTCAGTCTCTAACACGAGCATTTATCTTTTAGCATCTATCTTTTATGCTCATCGCACTGCTTTTTGagtgggaaaaaaaaaatagtttggaTGATGTGTAGTTTGGTTTCtactattttaaataagtaGGGACTATTTAAGTTTATTGCTAATGAGAATTGTCACAAGGGGCTAAAGGATTAGGAATAATACATTACGGTCTCATATAGCTGCTGCTTTTTTGCACAATGGAGGTGGAGGAAGATCTCACAAGGTAGAAAAAAGGGATAAATAAAATTAGGTTTTGAATGCAGTCCCTCTCTTATtggtattaattttatttttattatttaaatatgaggATATGACTAATGAGTGCCACATCATTTAAAAATGTCACTTCGTATATTGCCAATTGGAATGCTGTTTGTTGCGCCAGCATTTTTCTAACGGTTGGTGACGTCAGAGACAAAAACAACAGCTTCTCAATTTGAAGGAATGAATCATGAGAACTTTTTGTGACGGTTGGGATCGGTCTTTGGATTAATATCCGACGATTTAGAGCATTGCTCACCCTGGAACATGAGAACTTTTTGGATTACTAATAGTATATGTCACAAAAGGTTCCCAACGGGAATATCATGCTGCTGACTAATAGTTTCGAGTGAATGGATTGGTACCTTCAGAGGAGGCATATAAGTATTGATCCATAGAAAACTGAATACATATGGAGTCACTAATTTATATGGACACTACCATCCATTTATCTCCTTTCTGTCCATCAATGCTACCATTACCTGTTATCAACAGCCGTTCCATTCAATCAGTTAACTAATAATTAACATTTGAGCatgacaacaaaatattttctgGTATAACATTTTGAAATCACTCAAGGAGAAAGGCCTACTCACCAAATATGTAGTTTTATAGCGCCATTGATAATTACAAGATAGCCAAGATTCCAGGGGGACATAAGATTCGAGCAGTTTAGGTAATTACTCAATTTTCTGTCCATCGAATCCCTTTTCCTGGCAGCATAACTCTTGAAATCTTCTTAGACTACAACAAATAAGTTCATAACTATTTGTTGAAGGTATACAAGAAAAAAATCATTGTTAAGCAATGTACCGTCTCAGAAGCACTTCAGGATTATATGGAAACAGGCTCTTTTGATGAAGATTTCCAATTGAATTGTTCAAAGATAGTAAACATTCTGCAGCTTTCTTGAATTGTTCAGTGTTACGTTGCTTGGAGTCATATTCATTGTCGTCCTTAGAATTCTTGATATCCAATATGGTACTTCCATTTTTGTCAACTGAAGAAGGTGTTCCATCTGCGACAAACTGTAGACCATCCCCTAAAAGTTTTCTTCTCTTGCAAGATGATTGATTTAAAAGTTCACCAAATTTTGGAAATTCCACAAATATTTTCCATGAGTTGCATATTAAATTCATGCATCTACCAACAAACGTGAAAAAGAGAATAGTAAATACCAATTTTCAAATAGCAATAAGTGTCAGTGTAGGTGCCACAACCAAAATAGTAATTCTCTTTCTCGAATTGTTTCGCTCTTGACATTAAACTAACCATGCCCACAGAGGGTTTTAAACCCTGAACTTGCTCTACACAATCAAGTTAAGGAAAAGGAAATTTGTTTTTGCAACATATTACAAATTGTGAGGCTGAATAGATTTGTCTTCTACATGAACCATAGATGCAACAAAACCATAACATCGAAAAACATCATAAGCGAAAATAAGACGTACTCCAAATATATCCAAAAAACTAATCACTAAAACATATCTGACTACGACCTTCCCTGCTTATTTATAATCACAGAAACTCAGAAAGGAAAATTTTGTGGTCCAAAATAGTTAGTATGGCATACCTTAGAAGATATTTAGCACAGCTTATTCCAGTATCTTTTGAAATGAGATAGTCAAGAAGCACTTGATGATCGTAACGTATCTGCAGCTCAGCAAGTAAAGGATAACATaatcaataagtttttttttttttttcaaataaaaataaataaatgaattttccTATCTGCATTTACTAAGCATGTATAATACTAGCCTCTGAAAGAAACAGATGGAAAAGATACACGGGATTAAAAATGTCTGATAGATCAAATGGAAAATCTCTCTTTATATCCTGATATGCAACATCTTTTCTTCCAGACCTACATAATTGAAATCTCATTCTCATGACAGTGAATCTTTCGATTAAGAGGTTACTAACAAAAGTTAAAGATTAAATACATGTGCTTACAGTTGCTGAAGACAAGATGATATGCTAAGCAATTGCAAAAGTACTTCAAACAATAGATCATCCTGCCATTCAAGTGTTAAATAGCATTAATGAATTTACAACATGTTGTCAAGAGACTTAAGACTATTTTGCTAAAGGAAAACAAATAAGACTCTGGACTCTCATTAGTGCCTCAGGTTTGCAAATATATTCTCAATCTAGAAAGCAAAATTTGAAGTATTACGACAAGAACATAGTAGCTTCTTTGTTAAAAGTTTTCATGCCTCACAGTTTGCAGTACATGATCACCCAACCGGACAAGTCAGAGTCATCGTTCTAATCAAAGATTCATATGATCCGAGTTTAAAAAATGCTAAATTTTCAGAGCCAAAaacggttttgaaaacaatgGCCATGTCAGACAAGCTTCACACTCATAAACTACTTTGCACAAACAGCATGAAAAAGGTGATAAGACAAACCTCACAAAGATATAGCTGGAGAAAAGATGACATGAAGTTCATACATATATCAGAGTACTTTTCATGATTGATAGAGACCTCAGTCAGAAGATGTTTTTGAATCCACCTGTAAAGCTCTAGTAAGCCTTTTTTTCTGCTAGAGTGATCAAACTCTGGATCTGGGTTATTGGTGAAATATGAGCTTGAAGTTGAACAAGCATTGTGGTTTTCCTTTGATCCTCTTTGACTGATCAAACTGACAGAACAATCCAGTAAGAGAAAAATAGCTTGTCTTTGAAGGTGGCTGGAAGACATCCCATATGCTTCACCATCAGACAAACTCAATAAAAATGGAGAGCCTTCAAGACAATCACCTTGATCAGATTGAAATTGAGTTAAAGGTTGTAGCAGAAGCTCTTGAAAGTAGTTATGAAGGATTTCAAGCCAAGAAAAATAGTCTGAACAGTCCATATTCATGAGTGAACCAAGCCGGATCATCAGATTCTGCAAGGAGGAACAAGGTAATTGGTTTGAACAGTTCAGTTCTTGCAGGAGCAAGGTTGTCAAACTTGAGAATCTATGTAAACTCATTGAATCTCCATAGACTCGACTCGTAAAGTCGTAGGAGCTTacttatacaaaaataatacataaaatagcTGTTGTAGTATCTAAACACAATTTAATACTATATGCACGTAGTAAATATTCAACATTCaaacttataaattaaattaagatggGTTAACAGTCTAAACCAGATCAAACCAAAAAATTAAGATGGATTAAGCATTGCAATCAAAATTGACGGTCAAATTCACAAATTGTGTGACAGGTTTACAAGTTACAACTCAGAAGACAAAAAGAGTATAACAAGTTCAAAATAAAGTGTCAAATTGACAAATCACAATGTTCAAAATTACTAAAGAGTGAAGGATGGTAGGACTAGGTTCGTTGGAGTTGGAACAACTCAGTGGAGCTATGACACAACCCATGAAAGTTGAGTTCATACTTCATTCACCTCTTTGGTCTGTTGGGGTCAATGAAAATTTGCAACAATGGGTGTGTTCATGTTTTCTTCTTTAGTAACTTCATTAATACTTGGAACTGTAGGATTGAGACTTGATACAACTCCCTCACCTCACCTCCTTTGTAGATGGGTTTTATAGGGATGTTAGATGCATTTGTGGAGTCAAGTAGTTTAGCTACGAGTTTAATGTTTTGTGCACTACGGAACCTTAGCATTCAGCTGTTTCATTTTGGGTTTTAATAAACACTGAGCCACCATCATTTTTAACCATTGTGTTGTACATTCATTCAATAATCCTAAGACTCACGAGCCTATGTGAGTCTGTCCGAGTTTACACAAACAATCTTGTAAGCAAGTTAACTCAATTTGATAACTAGAGTCATAAATTTGAATGATTCTGATTTAACTCGAGAATTTCACAAGCATTTACACAAGGCGTGCATACTATATAATAACAACGAGCAGTAATCCATACATGTGTAATGGCAAAGGCTACTTGCACCACCATCATATGTGGTGCACTATACACCATAAcctttgatatttttaaaaattatatcttaATCCTATAACttattaaacttttaataaaCCACCCCACATATTTTCCCATTAACACACGGTCTGCAGTCTGCACCAACCGCCATGGAAGAACGCACATCGTCATCGACGCAAAGAATTTTTGAGTGGCAACACCAGCAGACAAATTTTGCAGAGGCCTCCTTAACCGACTTTAATGAGATGCAGGTAGTCTCATTGCAAATAATTTTCCATTCCACTCTCTTCTCCTATTTAAGCTGAACCTTATTGACTAACTAAGTAATTGTTCTAACTAACTATTAACACCCAAATGTAACCAATATGTAACTAACTGTTGATATTAGAGACTCTCTAACACTAACAGTCAGCATTAAAATTTTACTTCTTGTTCTTTGTATACCACAAAATGACAAAAGGCATTTTTATACTGATCATAACCTTTTTCCATAAAACATAATGTGGAAATTTGCATTCAATCCTACAAGTGATGAAAAATGCAGTTCTCAAGTTCTTGAACAAGTGAAAGAACCATACCAGCAATTTATGTTTCATGTAATGGATGATGCAAGTCTCAGCACTATCTTCTTGCTTGGGAAGACACCACTTTACAAGTCTAGGTATAAGATTAATTACTGTGACAAAAAGTGGATGCTTTTTGGCCGTATCACAACCAGTTTCCACGAAATTATTCCGATCAACCAAAGTGCATATTAGCTGGAGAAAAGTCCCAAGAAATCTAATTCCAGGATCCATAACACCGACACTATTGAGATGCAATTCATTCACTGACAAACTTTTACTCATGCTACCAATGTCAAAACTCCAACACTCATCAAACAAATTCCAAGGCATTTTCAAAAGACAAGAATTAACAGAATCATAGTACACTTTAACAACTCCGTCATCGTAGTCCTCCTTCAAATGTTTACATATAACACGCAGCGCTCCAACGATACCAGCCACAGTAGACCGATCACAACTCCTAAGCCCATTTTGCAGCACCAAATCAACATCAGGagaatcaaatttattattttgagatGAACACGAAAGCATTCTACCAAAAGCCATTTCCAAGGAACAGCATAACAAATGAATGAATTCATCCCAATTGTTCCCCTGCAAATAATCACAAGGAACCATATAGTACACATAACATAAACTCAGCAAAACCACTAGTGTATGTTTGGTTTTGCATagacaaaatttgattttgtaaaattgattttacttaAAAGTGAGCTGAATATAAAAGATTTATGTTTAGATACATTTagtaaaagtgagttgaacatTAAATTTCAATGTAAAAATCACTTTAGACTCAAAAGTTACAAATAACTAACTTCAAGTTAGAATCAATTACCTAGGTAAAATTAATTCTACTTGAGAACATaacatgtcaaaatcaatttttggtGCTCCAAACGTGGAAGTGGAACTAGTCATTTTCATACCGTAGTAGACACGAACTTTGAAGTTAAGACGAGAGCATTAACAGCAACGTGTTGAACAAATTCACTCTTGAAAGTTAACAAAATCACCTGCCATAAAAAACAATACAGAATAATATTCGAAAGAACATTACAAAGAAATCATGCAAATGAATTACGGATCCTAACGCTCACCATTTTAGTCACAATGTTCGGAAGACATTGATGGACGGAACAATGCTGCTCCGAACTGCACAACTCCTCATTGTTCGTATTAGAATCAAATTCGTGAATACGCAGCTGAATTTTTCTCaggacctaaaatcaaaattcgGCAAATAaacgaataaataaaatagtggagcaattataaaaaaatggaaCAGAGTTTTAAGATGAGGACCTGAGAAGAAGCGATTAGAATTTCTTTCTCGTTCTCTTTGCTCGTCGAAACGAACGCGTGTAGTTCCTGAGGCACATGAAAAAGAAGTTTGGTTTAACGGAACAGTTGAGAAAGGAAATAGTATGTAAGAACAGTGAAACAGACTGTGTATGGGCTGAGAGATTCGTCGACCAAGCGGCAGAGCCACCACAGTTCACCGGCCGGAGACATTTCTAGGCTCACTAGTcgtcttcttttattttttaaatggccGAAAACTCcagaatatttttcatttatatctttggaaatttatatatcaatacatttttctttttttacccATAAAAATCCTAAGGCAAGTCATATATCACTTTAATAGCTCCTATTTTAGTTAACCTCTCTTTCTTATTTCTCctcttattttatgtttaatagACGAAGACAAAATAAGAGTTAAAAATTATGAGAGTAgttaataaaattgttaatttatcaataaataaataaaattattaaaataatatagtatgttgttatttttatttaaccgTATTAAcgtattttctttattaaatataatttaatttaattatttttcctattttttatttattaaattgataataaattattgttataaaaaagaaaaaataaatagattgcAGAAACATGATGTTTTTGCTATTGTTATTATGAAATTTTACATATCGaagagattaaaatttataatatatatatatactttttaaaataatacaaattttatcatgtGAGTTCAAGACATATATTAACACCCAAATTCAGTCATCGTTTCTTTTGAAGTTCGGGAAAAACTTGAACATGCACTTGCTCTCCATTAAACTCTCTTAAAGTCGAGATGGATTTGGGTGCGTATATGCATGTATATAAGTTGTATTGTCATTCTTAGTTTTATCGTCCACATACTCCATATTAAtcttacaataaaaatatttggtgGACAActcccatatatatatatacatatatatatatatattaaatgagtTGAGTTTTACGATTAGACAGTGACATAATTAAGTTTTAATCATATAATCATAtataaatgattataattaaaagaaaaaatcatatAACTTTTTAAGTGATCGTATGTCtcttaaataacttttaattatgattatcTATATATTGATGTATGGTCAAGATTTAGTTATCTCATATGATATAttatctctatatatatatatatagatgtaCATGTGAGAAATGGGGATAAAAGAgagtgatatttgatttaatttttttcataaatatcttttattttgctAGAAATATGATGTCTTTGCTATTGttattatgaaattttatatattgagaagattaaaatttataaaatatatatagttaaaaataatacaaaatttatcAGATGAATTGGAGACAGATATTAACCTTATATTTTATCACTGTTTCTGACTTTAAATTTGAGGAAAATTTGAANNNNNNNNNNNNNNNNNNNNNNNNNNNNNNNNNNNNNNNNNNNNNNNNNNNNNNNNNNNNNNNNNNNNNNNNNNNNNNNNNNNNNNNNNNNNNNNNNNNNNNNNNNNNNNNNNNNNNNNNNNNNNNNNNNNNNNNNNNNNNNNNNNNNNNNNNNNNNNNNNNNNNNNNNNNNNNNNNNNNNNNNNNNNNNNNNNNNNNNNNNNNNNNNNNNNNNNNNNNNNNNNNNNNNNNNNNNNNNNNNNNNNNNNNNNNNNNNNNNNNNNNNNNNNNNNNNNNNNNNNNNNNNNNNNNNNNNNNNNNNNNNNNNNNNNNNNNNNNNNNNNNNNNNNNNNNNNNNNNNNNNNNNNNNNNNNNNNNNNNNNNNNNNNNNNNNNNNNNNNNNNNNNNNNNNNNNNNNNNNNNNNNNNNNNNNNNNNNNNNNNNNNNNNNNNNNNNNNNNNNNNNNNNNNNNNNNNNNNNNNNNNNNNNNNNNNNNNNNNNNNNNNNNNNNNNNNNNNNNNNNNNNNNNNNNNNNNNNNNNNNNNNNCAATCAACCCAAATGATATCATTCAAGATCAAAATGAATCTGGGTGGATATATGCAAATACGTTTTGTGTTGTCATTTATAGATTTATCCCTCGGATACTCCCATACTAATctcataacaaaaatatttggtGGACAAGTCACAATGGCATCCAGATTATGTCAACTAAATTGTCTACATCACTCCCTCGTCTACACATATAAACCACTAGATATACATAACTGAATATTTATTCCTTATTTGACACACTTTAATTCTTTACATTTCCTAAAACCAACCATTATTAAACATaagggttaaataagttttcttatttctataaatatattataaatatattgtattttgattttagtttatttaaaaaacttcTTTAGTCAATGGTCTCACAAATATgttttattaacaattttgatctctatttttaaatcaatttttgtatattgttcaaatttttaaatgatattttatatgaatatttagaatattataaaaatgtcTTCCatcaaaatttagaatttttaaagaaggaataaatttaatacatatttataa contains:
- the LOC101515375 gene encoding uncharacterized protein; this encodes MSPAGELWWLCRLVDESLSPYTELHAFVSTSKENEKEILIASSQVLRKIQLRIHEFDSNTNNEELCSSEQHCSVHQCLPNIVTKMVILLTFKSEFVQHVAVNALVLTSKFVSTTGNNWDEFIHLLCCSLEMAFGRMLSCSSQNNKFDSPDVDLVLQNGLRSCDRSTVAGIVGALRVICKHLKEDYDDGVVKVYYDSVNSCLLKMPWNLFDECWSFDIGSMSKSLSVNELHLNSVGVMDPGIRFLGTFLQLICTLVDRNNFVETGCDTAKKHPLFVTVINLIPRLVKWCLPKQEDSAETCIIHYMKHKLLNLMIRLGSLMNMDCSDYFSWLEILHNYFQELLLQPLTQFQSDQGDCLEGSPFLLSLSDGEAYGMSSSHLQRQAIFLLLDCSVSLISQRGSKENHNACSTSSSYFTNNPDPEFDHSSRKKGLLELYRWIQKHLLTEVSINHEKYSDICMNFMSSFLQLYLCEDDLLFEVLLQLLSISSCLQQLSGRKDVAYQDIKRDFPFDLSDIFNPVYLFHLFLSEIRYDHQVLLDYLISKDTGISCAKYLLRCMNLICNSWKIFVEFPKFGELLNQSSCKRRKLLGDGLQFVADGTPSSVDKNGSTILDIKNSKDDNEYDSKQRNTEQFKKAAECLLSLNNSIGNLHQKSLFPYNPEVLLRRLRRFQELCCQEKGFDGQKIE
- the LOC101488360 gene encoding methylesterase 1-like, coding for MDTKNCIERKHYVLVHGACHGAWCWYKVKPLLESIGHLVTVLDLAASGTNMKKIQDVNTIFEYSEPLLQLMATIPPNEKVILVGHSLGGLSIALAMEQFPEKVAVGVFLTALAPDIEHKPSYVLEKFIESTPAAEWLDTEFSPSGNKTSLLFGPKFGSNKLYQRSSTEDLELAKTLMRPGSLFIEDLSQQKNFSKEGYGSVSRIYIVCHEDLAIPLKFQQWMIKNAGINDVIEIKEADHMPMICKPQELCDFLNQIAIKYV